gttttttttaatattacaggtgaatgaaatggcttcgactagaagatgttgcaaaaataagcctcacttattctgctacatctgcggtgaatacaccattgtacctaacaggaatcaagtgatcaaatgattttttttctcttaaaacctattttgggtgagaactatataaaaaatcaactgataaagtcacaaaaatgtaatcaattttgtgagaagatcaaatttttcaaaatcaaattagcaaaaaaacctgacctgatggagaaaaacagatgtcatttttggatttagcggtgcaaaatggtcctaattcagttgaaaaaacctagacaacttgcaaaaaaacatttttttgtaacccagtgttatcagcaTAAGGACAGAACTTTCTTACGTGAGCATGTTTTCTGATCGACGTTCAACACATATCCTGTTCGACACTTGCAGATGTATGAGTTCCTATTATTGACACATTCATGCTGGCAGTCATGTCCCTGGGCACATGCATCCACTGCtgaacctgcaaaaaaaaaaaacactaacatttCAGTGATGGCTTTATGATCACATAATCAATCACTGGTTAATGGCCTTGTGAAGACTTGCTGCTAATTAGTCCCGTAAAAGAAGTGGATCCCATAGAGAGTCCTGTTGAAAACTCCAAATGCAGTGGTTTGAGATGCTATATAAAACAAAAtgcatattacaaaaaaaaaaaaaaaaaaagaatctagaTCCTTACGTGTGCATGATTTCTGATCCATGTCCAACACAAATCCTGTTCGACACTTGCAGATGTAAGAGTCGTCTGTGCTGACACAAATATGCTGGCAATCATGTCCCTGGGCACATTTATCCGATCCTGAAAGAAACACCTCCACATCTAATCTGATAGAGAAGCTCTTAAATACTGTAAACTGTCCCTTCATAGAGGAGGTCATATGATCCATTTATAACTCAGCTTTACCACTAAAACCATGTGATAGTCTGTACCAAAGAACAGAGGTACAGGTTCTTACGTGAGCAGGTTTTCTGGTCTGGGTTCAACACAAATCCTGATCGGCATTTGCAGATGTACGAGACATCAGTGTTGACACAAATATGTTGGCAGTCATGTCCTTGGGAACATGCATCTGAACCTGGAAAGAAACATCTGACTGGCTCAGTTTCAAGACACCAAAGTACTCCTGGCAAGTAATTATGAAGCGGCATCAGTCCAGCTAAGGTCCAGGGTCAGAAAACCCAGGTCCAAAAAAGTTAGGATGTTGTGTGAGATAGTGATGCAATGATTTGCAACTTTCACAAACCCACGTTATTCGTAGGTCGTAGAAAATATATAAAtgttcaaatttgaaaatgtactattttcagaaaaaaataaggTAGTTTTGGATTTGATGGCAGCAACACTTCATCAAAAAGTTGGGACAGGGTTATGTTTACCACTGAGTAGCATCTCGTATTCTTCTAATGACAGTCTAAACATCTGCAGACTGAGGAAACCAGTTGGAGTTTTGGTAGAGGAGTGTTGTCCCGTCCTAGTCTAAATAGGATTCTAGCAGCTCAAAACTCCTGGATTTTCTTTGTCATATTTTCCATTTCATGATGCGGTAAAAGTTTTGAACTGGTTTATAAAACTAATGATGTCTTTGCAGATGTGAAGGCTGCCCTTTCCATAGGTATTCACACACGTGTGGTTTTATGCAATGCTGTCTAAAGGCCTGAAGACAGGAGTCCAATATTGATTTTCAGACTTGTCCCATATGCACTGAGACTTCTCTTTTGATTATATTATGTAATGCAGGTGATGAGATAAGATTCAAAGTTTTTCAATTTAGGAAGATTACTCTTAAATTGTTCAACAATTTGTAGTTTCTTGCAGTTTGGTGAAACCAGGTCGACTTCTACTCTTTTCATATGCGATCATTGTACTGACCCATTGCCATTTACCAAATTTGTTGCAAAATGTTCATTCCCAGTTTTTATCCTGagacaaaaatgtaattttttcattcTAAATATTTGCTATGTATTGAAATGGGGTTCATGAGATCTGCAAAtaattgcattctgtttttactTACACTTTACACAACATCCTGACTTTTGAGATTTGGGGTTGTTCATTACCAATGTACTACATGTGATTCAAGAAGAACAATTCAAAGTCTCAAACACTTTGCAAGACAAATGTTCATCGTCCATACTAGGTTTTGGACAGATATTGATAGAAACCACAGccacataaaaataataaacttcAATAAAACCTGAAGCACTGCCAAATCTGATAAAAGATTCTTACGTGAGCATGTTTTCTTGTCTGGGTTCAACACATATCCTGTTCGACATTTGCAGACGTATGAAAGGTCACCGTTTTCACAAATGTGCTGGCAATCATGTCCATGCTCACATAGattagagccagaaccagaacctgaaaaGAGACAAGTCCACTTGATGAACTGATGGTTCATTACATCAGTCAGTgggaggtttctttttttttttttcttttttaaagagGTGCCGCTCCATTCCCAGCTCTTGTAACTTATCTTTGTCCATCAGTTCCAAACCAACAAATTCACAATCAGCTGTCCAAAGAATTAGATACACATTTCTGGGGAGCAGAATCTTCAAGCAACAGATCATAGGCAGATGCAAACACATTAAACACATCAAACGTATAAGTAAAACTGAGGTTCTTACTTGAACATGTTTTCTCGTCAGCATTTAACACATATCCATCATGACACATGCAAAGGTAAGAATCACCATTTCTAATGCAAATCTGCTGACAGTCATGTCCCATGGTACATGCCTCCATACCTGGAAAGGGACACCTCCACAGCTAAAATGCACAGCTtagagcatcatcatcatcatcatcatcatcatcatcagtgacAAACATCTTATACTGGTAAGAATGAAGGTAAAATGTATAAGGCTACAATCATATGCCCTCTTGATTTTTGACAACAATAGTAACTGCGGCAAACCACAGACAGTAAACTAAGGCATGCCTATCAAATGTATGGCTACAAAGGCCCAGTTTCTTACGTGAGCATGTTTTCTGGTCGTCATTCAACATATATCCCTCTTGACATTTGCAGATGTATGAGGTGCCAGTGCTGACACAAATATGCTGGCAGTCATGTCCCTGGACACAAGAATCTGAAACTGAAAAGAGACTTACAGTTGTAACTAGTAAGCACCTAAAGGTCCTAGAGGGAATCAGTGCCCACCTTATGGTCAGAAAGCCCTTTagtcagaaaattagtttggatttagttgataaatctaaccctaaccctgacccttttctGACTAACGGGCCTTCTAACAATAGGGTGCCTCCCTAGGGAATCCTGAGACACTACACCACAACATAGACATTAAATATAATGAGCAAAATCCTGAATCTTAAGTGACCGTGCTTACTGATATGCATTCAGCATGTGCACTTGTTACACAAATATGTTGGCATTCATGTCCTTAGACACATGTATCTAAACCTGAAAAGGTAATGGGTTTTGTGGATGCAACTATTCAAACCAATGAGAATTGGTGATCTTGCTAACATGGCTTTACTTCCAAATGATCTAGTCTGTTTTCAATCTGATTAACTTGCTACATGTTCCTTGCACTTTTAGTTTTTACTGCACAGACATCCCCTTATCTTAGCCACTGCTTTGGCACTCTAACCATTCACATGAATAATATCCAAAAGAAAATACATCAGAAACTTCCACAGCTAACATCCACTAGCTCTGATAGAATCAATAAAAGGATCACTGACTGTGTCTATCCAAGTTTCTAAACTTTGCACTAAATCACATTCTGCAGTAACACATGCATATAGACAGGCTGTAGGTTCTTACGTGAGCATGTTTTCTGGTCTGCATTCAAAACGTATCCTGTTTGACATTTGCAGATGTATGAATCCTCTCTATTTTCACAAATGTGCTGGCAGTCATGTCCTTGGGTACATGCATCTGAACCTGTAAAGACACTTCCACAGCTAACGCCAACACCACCTGTTGATATCCTCAGCTTCTATTTTgctaaaataatgtcataatggTCTCAGGTACATGCTGTAATTATGACACTACGGCAGGCACATCACAATGACTCTGTTCTTACGTGAGCAACTTTTCTGATCTGCATTGAGCACATATCCCACTCGACACTCGCAGATGTACGAATCATTGTTATTGACACAAATGTGTTGGCAATCATGTCCATGGGCACATGGATCAGAACCTGAAAACAGACATGTTTGCATGTGATGGATATGTTGATACGAGTTTCCATTACAGAGTGTCTATCATCATTGTTCTCAAATAGTCAACAGACAAACtgcatcagtcagtcagtctgccAAGTCTCATCTATCATCACATCCAGACGCACGAAGAGATCTAGTTTAAGTCTTGCAATGAACATGTTCTTTGTTGCAGTTAAACACTGTAgcgcaagttacttccaaactgtattACATTACAGATTATTTGTTTCTGTTATTTAAAAAAGTTCCttgccttacaatattactgtctcagaactgtcatgcgttacatgactcctgtgatACTTTTGAGTTATTTTACCAAAATAACTACAGAAGTAGAACTTAACAttctaaaatgacaaaatgtgcTTCAGAGCATTTTACATCAAGTAGACTGTGATATGGTGTAGCTAGCATAATGACTGGGCTATCCAGGCTAAATAACAATATAATTTCTAATTGGGAAAGCAAAGGCTCGAGGCAATGCAAGAAAGGATGGCAAAATTTGGACATAACTTAATTTCTGTTGCTTTGATTTATTACTCTCATcctgttttctttctcttctcagtAAGTGGAGTGGTTGCATGGCACCATTccagatgtttttttaaaaattgcttgTGCTATTTCTCGACATCAATAGTTCTTTTGGTTTTGGACAAAGGTTGCATTTGACTATTACATTCTTCTTGTCCTTATCTCTGACAAACTGGAtgtaatgagcatacatccatgttgcaaatgtactgtcttctgtcATGTTCAGCCATTGGCTGACCACAAACAGGACATAAAACTTTCCCGCCACATTTTTGATTTGTTAAAGTGTTgctgtcttgctgtttttttttttggtttttttttgtttttttatttgagaaattaaaatatgggtgaaaagtgtCTTGTGACGCAAGCACTGTTGAACAcataccaagtaaaatattactgaaaattgattcgtaatgccttacactactgcgttacagtaacgcattactcccaacactgttatTAAAATACATGTATTCAACTCTTTCAATCTCAAAAACTGAGTAAATCTACTGAAAGGATTGAAGTGATTACTTGAGCATGTGTTTTGGTCAGAATTCAATAAGAATCCCAAATTACACTTACACACATGAATAATCACTGTTTACATGAATGCGCTCGTAGTCATGCCCTTACATGTAAATTTCAAGGATGCACAGATTTTCCTAACACACAAGTGCTGCCTCATCTGCCTTACATCTTTTCTGCTTTACAAGTCAGACCCAAGTTCTTTGCAACAGAGACATTTAGTAAAGCATCACCACAAGAAGGACATAAAATACATTGGGAAGTGTCCTTACGTGCACATGTTTTCTTGTCTCCTTGCAACACATATCCCTCGTGACATGCGCAGATATATGAATCACCATTTTTGACACAAATATGTTGGCAGTCATTGCCCTGGGAACATGCATCCGAATCTGAAAAGGAAGACCTCTACAAGTAAGTAGCTGAGCTGAAGAAAGAAGTGGGAAAGCTGAACCAAAACTATTAGAAAAGCAATCATTAGGTAAGTGAAGTCTACAAGTCTACCTGAAAGGCCGGAATTCATACTTAAGCATGTTTTCTGGTCTGCATTTAAAACATATCCTTGGCGACACTTGCAGACGTAAGAGTCGTTTGTGCTGATACAAATATGCTGGCAATCATGTCCCTGGGAACATTTATCCGATCCTGAAAGAAACACCTCCACATCTAATCTGACAGAGAAGCTCTTAAACATTGTAAACTGTCTGGCTGGACATTTTTCCTTTCAATGCACAAGTCACATGCTCCATTCATAACAGAGCTTTACCACTAAAACCATGTGATAGTCTGTACCAAAGAACAGAGGTACAGGTTCTTACGTGAGCAGGTTTTCTGGTCTGGGTTCAACACAAATCCTGATCGGCATTTGCAGATGTACGAGACATCAGTGTTGATACAAATATGTTGGCAGTCATGTCCTTGGGAACATGCATCTGAACCTGGAAAGAAACATCTGACTGGCTCAGTTTCAAAACACCAAAGTCTAATATGAAGGATCATCATTgttttaaaggagggatattttgcttttttaaatggaccctgtggtctacataaactgtaaatgctatgcttgggtctgaattcttcattaattcatctccacaggtccatctttaaccctatttctgaataatgacaccagaaaggtcgttttcagtgttggccctttaaatggaaatgagccacttcaggccccgccccctccaggttgttggctgtgctgctctgtcctgttcaaccaacaactgaacattttagataatctgccccaagtttggacatattttcagtttttactacagctgctgctgcagataaacaattatgttgtactctgagaaatgttaatcggaagtcttgacctcatatgggcaaatgttgtgatgtaactagttatagatgtaacaaattaagcaggaattgaaacaggttgtagaaatcaactcaatttttgccaaaataaatataaagatagctttacaggacctggagggttcaaattcaaactttatgaactattagggtccaaatatacaaataaatgtaccaaagactaaaaaaagtgggtttagcaaaacatgaccctTTTAAGAAATAAGGGTCCATGTCCCAAAAGCTCTATGTGCATCATGATTACTGCAGTATATCTCTTCTATATTAGTTAATAATTTGCAGGATAGATTCATATCTGCTCTTGTTGTCCACACATATTTCCACTCCTAATGGATTAGACCAAATACCAGTTTACTAAATAGGTGGTTTGATGACTGGTCTTTTCAAGGCCCTTCACATAATAAGCTGAAATAGAACCTGACACACCCCAAAGAAATATTCTTACGTGAGCACGTTTTCTCGTCTGGATTCAACACATATCCCTCTCGACATTTGCAGACATATGAAATGTCACCATTTTCACAAATGTGTTGGCAATCATGTCCACGTGCACAttgatcagaaccagaaccagaacctgaaaaGAGACAAGTCCACTTGATGAACTGATGGTTCATTAGTGTTTGATTCATGAATTAAGTTATTTTTAAAGGTGTCTGAGTACCTGAAGGgtagattaaataagtttatacttcttcctactccttttcaaccatgcaaattcAGACTTGCTCGTACTTTAAGATAGATTATGTTAATTTaagtgtcattttgtttttttcttattttgtttttttgtttgtttgttttattttgtttctttgaatgtttgaaataaagaaatgaaatggTGCACTACAATAGTCAATTTTTAGTGGTAACATGGAAATATTATCAAACTGACTAGACATAAAACCCTTATTATGAAACATATTTTGAAGCCTTAGGTTGGCAGTCACTACTTTTATGAAACAACCTCTGTTCTTTATCTCTCTATTTATCTTTGTAACATCTTGATCAGAAAAGCAGGCAGGTTTGTGTacaaatcaaatatttttatgtgaCTATATTTTTTggtctatatttaaccctgttCAACAGTCCCAAGAGCAAACTCAAAGCTACACTTGGGTGGATGAATCAAATTTCAAATTCAATCAAAAATTATTTATAcagtgtcacatcataacaaaagttaaaaTCATGACACTATACATTTAGAGCTGGCCTAAACCACACTCTTAAGCAAATTtgcagaaactcaacagaatccttcaggagtgCACACTttgtgacagtggcaaggaaaaacttctttttaacaggcagaaacctcgagcagaccctgactcttgGAGGgtggtcgtctgccttgaccagttaaaGGGGTTAAAGGGGAATCAGAGGTGTAAAAATAAACTTCTCTCATACCCAACAAACCATATATGGAGTTACAGATGAAAAACTTAGCACAAAAGACCCCTTTGCCGTCTAAAACTTCTACTGTTACTTAGTCATGACAACTTGTTAATTAATTTACAGAGTCTGTAAGTCTAAAAACCTTACCAGAGGTTTTACTGTAGTTCTGACATCCACTGAAGGCATtatcaaatcagagaaaaaaaaaaaaaaaaaaagaatgctccTCTGCTATGTGcaaatcttatttttttgtgtgtgatggTGAACATTGCATCCTAGCACTATAAATGTTGCATTCAACAAAGTCTACAGCAGCATTTCCTTTCTTTAGGACTTAATAAATATACAATCCCTAGTCTTTATAACTGAATCAGTTCTTTCACATTTACTATAATTTGTTACTGGAGGTTTGAGCCAAGTGTCTTAGCTGTTCTTTCAAAAGCTAAAGTCACTGTAATGTAAAGTTCCCCACCTGGATATTAGGACTTTTTGAAGGTATATGAGAGTTAAATTCTTTTACAGCATGCAGATATTTCTATGTAAAATGAGTCACTGTTGTCTGACACATTTCCAAACTGTTGATAAATTCATGGTCTTACGTGAGCATGTTTTCTGGTCAGCGTTCAACACATATCCCAGTCGACATTTGCACTGGTATGAGTCACCATTGTTGATACAAACATGTTGGCAGTCGTGTCCCTGGGCACATACATCCACACCTGTAAGACACTTGCATACCTGACTAACACAGTCTGGGGTTCAGGGTAACGATACCAGTTAATGAGGCTTTGGTAAAGACTCAGAATGTCAGGCCGGGTCATCATACATTCCTGCTCATTTAAGCGGAGCTCAGTTGTGTCTAATCTATTTATGGCAACCCAAAACACTAGTAACGAGAGATGGTATGCAGCCAGTCCACAGCACACAGCAACTGGCAGCACAGAAATGAAGGAGATTCAAAATGTATACACTTATTTGACCTCAATCCTACAGACACATTGTACCtcagagggtaaaaaaaaaaaaagtcatgcaaaaacaaaaaaaggttgtATGTAAGAGATAGAGAGAggacaaaaacataaagaaaaagatgaagactcTTACGTGAGCATGTTTTCTTGTCCGGGTTCAACACATAGCCAGTGCGACACTTGCAGTTGTATGAGTTGCCATTGTTAACACAAATGTGTTGGCAGTCGTGTCCTTGAGCACATACATCCAAACCTGAAAAGAAAAACTCCAATGTCTGATTGGCTTAAAGTGAGTTCAATCAATAAATCTGTATGGTTAGCATTAGTAATTTGTGAGGAAATGTTAATGGTGGATTTGAAACTCCAGATAGCAGCATGCAGATTAGTTTGCTTGTGCTTGTGCAACAGTGAAGTTTTAAAAGAATGACTTCATTGTTTCATATCTGGTGCCACATGCATACAGTACATTTAACTTTCTATTAAAAACGAGTGCATCTGAATAAATATCCGTTTCAGTTTTCCAACAGGCAAACTCCACTCAGTTCCAGCCGTGGAAACACAGATGTCACTCACAGTGAAACATCAACGGTTGATCTTACTCCACAGGTTTAAGCTCAGTGAGCTTAATTAAATCTGAGTTGGAGTAAGTGATAATGTCCAATAAACTGGACCCATGCAGAATTAACACAGGTAATCATTACCAGTTTCAGTGGTGAGTGAAACTGGAATGTGAAATAGTCAAATACTAAGTCTGGAAAACTATGACAGTTTCAAAATAACTTAAGTTTTCCAGTCGTACAGTCAGTAATGATACAAACCAAATGCTTCGTAAGTTGTAAATGGGCTGAGTCGAGCTTTTTTCAGACCCTACATTTGATAGAACTGGGTATGTGTCATCAGTCattattacactggaaaaaatctaaatctcaccaagtgtatttttctcatttctagtcaaataatgtgttaaaataagacagaatcacctacagaataacttttcagtgagatataaggacttatttttagacaatcaatcttgaaaatcttatttcaagaaatcttaccaagaaaattttcacttgttccattggcagatgtttttttgcttgaattaagcaaaaaataaataaataaataaaaatcttgaattaagcaaaaaaaaaaataataaaaaaatctgccaatggaacaagtgaaaattttcttggtaagatttcatgaaataagatttattgtctaaaaataagttcttatatttcactgaaaagttactctttaggtgatgacatcttattttaagtgtgatgagatattttgactagaaatgagaaaaatacacttggtaagatttagatattTTCGAGTGTATCACTTTATTCAACTCTACCTGAAAATTCTTCACTGTATTAAAATTAGCAGCAGTAAAATATAGGCATGTAACAAAATTTAtaaaaactgcacatttatgcAAGACTTTGTGCATTAAGAGGCATATTAAGCACATAACTATCTTTGAAAAATGCTGTACATTTAAGCCAAATTTTTGCATGTTACTTTTGTTTGTGCCTCACATGTTAAGTAGCATTAATATTCAGAAGCCAAAATTATGACCTGGGCAGCTACGTCTCCGGCATAAGGCGCAAGATGCAGCGCAAAGTGCAAAAGGCAGCGCGCTTCCTGTGAAAAGTAAAGGCAGCACCATGTCGGGTTTCAACCATTTAAAGAGTTTCAGGTTGTAAAGTTTTCCCTGAGTTGTCGGATCAAGCACTGATCAGAGGTTTGTCTTCTTCTTTCAGTTGGTTTGTATATGATGGTTTATTCTTATGTTGATAACAGTACCAACATGTCACTAATCCATCACCATATACTCTGAGGTATCTGTTAGTGAGTGCTTTCATGTGGGTAATGGTGTTACATCACCACTTACCAAAGAAGAGGACCACTGACTTTAAAATGGAAAATTCCCACTATGGTGCTGCCCATATGATCACAGGTGAAATGAAAAAAGACGAATCTGACATACCGTTGTTTCCTTTatcgtgttttttgttttttcttttaccttCTCTCCTGTCACCTAGGCCTAGTCCGAAACCATCAGTCCCACCATTTAATGGAAAATCCGCACTTCCCTCATCATCCTTACCGCACAAGGTTTCCCTAAATTTGGAAGTGAGCTTCTCTATGACCCCATACGTCTCCACATAGAAGACGTGGTCATCCAGTGGTTGGCTGGCCATGAGGCGGAGAGACGCCATATCAGCTCTGTCTACTCCCACTGCGTAGATTTCGATCCCAGACGCCCGAGCTGTCGCTGCCACTTCCTCCACACTGTCCTGAGGCCTCCCGTCTGTCACGATGATGGCCACTTTGGCGATGTTCTTGGAGCTGGGTCGGGCCCCTGACTCCATGGTGAAAGCTTTCTCCATGGCCGTCTTGATGGCCATGCCAGTCATGGTCCCTGAAGCCAGGGGCTCGACTCGGGCTAGCGCCTGCTTCATCGCAGACTTGTCGAAGTAGGTCTTCAGGAGAAACTCAATCTTCACTGTGCTGGCGTAATTAACAAGGCCCACTCGAGTGGACTCTGACCCGATCTCTAAACTCTCCACCATGTCCTGAAGGAACTCCTTGGCCTTTTCAAACTCAGCTGGACGTACACTGCGGGAGCTGTCGATGATGAAGACCAGGTCTATAGGCCGGTTTCTGCAGTTTGGCTTTATTGctgtaaaaaataatcaaaacttTTAATGGAATTTCAACTTTATTTTGCAAGTTTTTTGGGTAAAATATGCAAAACAAGAAGCATCTTCCCCCACAGCCTGCATTCCCACTTTTACAAACATAAATACACTATCACACAGAGCCATAATGAGCGGTTTATCAGAGTTCCCTGCAATGAAAATCATCATAGAATGACTTAGCAGCACCATTCCCTAGCCAGTAAGTAGATTTACAAATAAGTAGAACTATGTTGTCTTGATGACCCAGATTTTCAGCCATTTTGTTTTATA
This portion of the Sphaeramia orbicularis chromosome 22, fSphaOr1.1, whole genome shotgun sequence genome encodes:
- the LOC115413997 gene encoding matrilin-2-like isoform X5 — protein: MFKSFSVRLDVEVFLSGSDKCSQGHDCQHICISTNDSYVCKCRQGYVLNADQKTCLSMNSGLSDSDACSQGNDCQHICVKNGDSYICACHEGYVLQGDKKTCARSDPCAHGHDCQHICVNNNDSYICECRVGYVLNADQKSCSRSDACTQGHDCQHICENREDSYICKCQTGYVLNADQKTCSLSDSCVQGHDCQHICVSTGTSYICKCQEGYMLNDDQKTCSRMEACTMGHDCQQICIRNGDSYLCMCHDGYVLNADEKTCSSSGSGSGSNLCEHGHDCQHICENGDLSYVCKCRTGYVLNPDKKTCSRSDACSQGHDCQHICVNTDVSYICKCRSGFVLNPDQKTCSRSDKCAQGHDCQHICVSTDDSYICKCRTGFVLDMDQKSCTRSAVDACAQGHDCQHECVNNRNSYICKCRTGYVLNVDQKTCSRSNMCAQGHDCQHICINNGDSYNCKCRVGYVLNADQKTCSQEMRSEITQDACMCEAQIVFQKKVQSTIQELSRKLDELSNKVNQIEDQPHY
- the LOC115413997 gene encoding matrilin-3-like isoform X1; its protein translation is MALLLWGLVFPLMLVSGTLGQFGSRHRPIHAISPTITRPSPQVSPRGYQRLGNIRSMEQTSEEAPGSDSVQQVQDVGHGDRRLQQKGARAGANNYLPQERTLLQAIKPNCRNRPIDLVFIIDSSRSVRPAEFEKAKEFLQDMVESLEIGSESTRVGLVNYASTVKIEFLLKTYFDKSAMKQALARVEPLASGTMTGMAIKTAMEKAFTMESGARPSSKNIAKVAIIVTDGRPQDSVEEVAATARASGIEIYAVGVDRADMASLRLMASQPLDDHVFYVETYGVIEKLTSKFRETLCGKDDEGSADFPLNGGTDGFGLGLGDRREGKRKNKKHDKGNNGLDVCAQGHDCQHICVNNGNSYNCKCRTGYVLNPDKKTCSRSGSGSGSNLCEHGHDCQHICENGDLSYVCKCRTGYVLNPDKKTCSRSDACSQGHDCQHICVNTDVSYICKCRSGFVLNPDQKTCSRSDKCAQGHDCQHICVSTDDSYICKCRTGFVLDMDQKSCTRSAVDACAQGHDCQHECVNNRNSYICKCRTGYVLNVDQKTCSRSNMCAQGHDCQHICINNGDSYNCKCRVGYVLNADQKTCSQEMRSEITQDACMCEAQIVFQKKVQSTIQELSRKLDELSNKVNQIEDQPHY
- the LOC115413997 gene encoding matrilin-3-like isoform X3, translated to MALLLWGLVFPLMLVSGTLGQFGSRHRPIHAISPTITRPSPQVSPRGYQRLGNIRSMEQTSEEAPGSDSVQQVQDVGHGDRRLQQKGARAGANNYLPQERTLLQAIKPNCRNRPIDLVFIIDSSRSVRPAEFEKAKEFLQDMVESLEIGSESTRVGLVNYASTVKIEFLLKTYFDKSAMKQALARVEPLASGTMTGMAIKTAMEKAFTMESGARPSSKNIAKVAIIVTDGRPQDSVEEVAATARASGIEIYAVGVDRADMASLRLMASQPLDDHVFYVETYGVIEKLTSKFRETLCGKDDEGSADFPLNGGTDGFGLGLGDRREGKRKNKKHDKGNNGLDVCAQGHDCQHICVNNGNSYNCKCRTGYVLNPDKKTCSRSGSGSGSNLCEHGHDCQHICENGDLSYVCKCRTGYVLNPDKKTCSRSDACSQGHDCQHICVNTDVSYICKCRSGFVLNPDQKTCSRSAVDACAQGHDCQHECVNNRNSYICKCRTGYVLNVDQKTCSRSNMCAQGHDCQHICINNGDSYNCKCRVGYVLNADQKTCSQEMRSEITQDACMCEAQIVFQKKVQSTIQELSRKLDELSNKVNQIEDQPHY
- the LOC115413997 gene encoding matrilin-3-like isoform X4 gives rise to the protein MALLLWGLVFPLMLVSGTLGQFGSRHRPIHAISPTITRPSPQVSPRGYQRLGNIRSMEQTSEEAPGSDSVQQVQDVGHGDRRLQQKGARAGANNYLPQERTLLQAIKPNCRNRPIDLVFIIDSSRSVRPAEFEKAKEFLQDMVESLEIGSESTRVGLVNYASTVKIEFLLKTYFDKSAMKQALARVEPLASGTMTGMAIKTAMEKAFTMESGARPSSKNIAKVAIIVTDGRPQDSVEEVAATARASGIEIYAVGVDRADMASLRLMASQPLDDHVFYVETYGVIEKLTSKFRETLCGLDVCAQGHDCQHICVNNGNSYNCKCRTGYVLNPDKKTCSRSGSGSGSNLCEHGHDCQHICENGDLSYVCKCRTGYVLNPDKKTCSRSDACSQGHDCQHICVNTDVSYICKCRSGFVLNPDQKTCSRSDKCAQGHDCQHICVSTDDSYICKCRTGFVLDMDQKSCTRSAVDACAQGHDCQHECVNNRNSYICKCRTGYVLNVDQKTCSRSNMCAQGHDCQHICINNGDSYNCKCRVGYVLNADQKTCSQEMRSEITQDACMCEAQIVFQKKVQSTIQELSRKLDELSNKVNQIEDQPHY
- the LOC115413997 gene encoding matrilin-3-like isoform X2, whose translation is MALLLWGLVFPLMLVSGTLGQFGSRHRPIHAISPTITRPSPQVSPRGYQRLGNIRSMEQTSEEAPGSDSVQQVQDVGHGDRRLQQKGARAGANNYLPQERTLLQAIKPNCRNRPIDLVFIIDSSRSVRPAEFEKAKEFLQDMVESLEIGSESTRVGLVNYASTVKIEFLLKTYFDKSAMKQALARVEPLASGTMTGMAIKTAMEKAFTMESGARPSSKNIAKVAIIVTDGRPQDSVEEVAATARASGIEIYAVGVDRADMASLRLMASQPLDDHVFYVETYGVIEKLTSKFRETLCGKDDEGSADFPLNGGTDGFGLGLGDRREGKRKNKKHDKGNNGLDVCAQGHDCQHICVNNGNSYNCKCRTGYVLNPDKKTCSRSGSGSGSNLCEHGHDCQHICENGDLSYVCKCRTGYVLNPDKKTCSRSDACSQGHDCQHICVNTDVSYICKCRSGFVLNPDQKTCSRSDKCAQGHDCQHICVSTDDSYICKCRTGFVLDMDQKSCTRSAVDACAQGHDCQHECVNNRNSYICKCRTGYVLNVDQKTCSQEMRSEITQDACMCEAQIVFQKKVQSTIQELSRKLDELSNKVNQIEDQPHY